In the genome of Methanococcoides burtonii DSM 6242, the window TGAGCCGGGCAGGGCATCGTCCACCATCATCGAGGTATCCACGGGTACTACAATTATAGCACCTTCGTCGCATTCATGTCTGGCAAAAAGTGCAAGCATCTCATCGCCAGTAATGAACTCTCCCTTCTCGTCGATCGCCATCATCCTGTCTGCATCGCCATCCTGAGCAATGCCAATATCTGCACCGAATTCTTTTACGGCTATTTTGAGCAGAGTAAGGTTAGTATCGTTGGGTTCGGGATTGCGTGCCGGGAAGTAACCGTCAGGTTGGGAATTAAGGGTAATGACCTCACACCCCATCTTACGGAGCACATATGGAGTTATCGTGCTACCTGCGCCGCATCCGCAGTCAATGATAACACGTTTTGAGGACCTTTTTACATTCTGCAATATCATGTTGGTGTGCTGGCGGATGGCATTCGCATCTTCTGACACATTGCCAATTTGATCCCAATTGACAGGTTCGAAATCTTCTTTCTCTATGCATTCCTCTATCTCTTCCTGCTGGCTGGAATCAAAGGCCATCCCATCAGGGTTCCATAACTTTATTCCTACATATTCTGCGGGATTATGGGATGCAGTTATCATTACTCCACAATCGTAGTCCTTTGTTGCATATGCAAGGGTTGGGGTACTGACCATTCCGATTCGTACAACATCACAGCCTGCTGAAAGAAGCCCGGAAATGATTGCGTGTTCTATCATCTCTCCTGCAATGCGCGGGTCACGGCCTACAACTGCACTCCTTTTTGTTTTCCCGAGTGCAAGACCTACCTTCAGGGCAAGATCTGTTGTAACTTCCTTATTGGTAATTCCTCTTATTCCGGATGATCCGAATAATTTCATATAATAGCTCCATTTTTTCTTATTCTACGGTTACGCTTTTTGCAAGGTTCTTTGGCTTATCAATAGAGCAATCCTTTGCAAGGGCGGTATAATATGCAAGCAATTGCAGTACAACGGATGACAGTATTGGTGCAAGCATTTCATGTGTCGGTGGAATGCGCAGTACATAGTCAACATATTTCTCTATCTCCGTATCACCTTTTTCTGCTACGGCAATGACTCTGGCTTCTCTGGCTTTTACTTCCTTTATGTTGCTCAATATCTTGTCATAGACATGCCCCTTTGTAGCAATTGCGACAACAGGGGTTCCCTCATCAAGAAGGGCCAGTGGTCCGTGCTTTAATTCTCCACCGGCAAAGCCTTCTGCATGTATATATGATATCTCTTTAAGCTTTAGTGCACCCTCTAGTGCAACAGGGTAATTCACATTTCTTCCAACAAAGAAATAATCCCTCTCTTCTGCGAAGATCTCAGCACATTCACGGATCTCTGCTTTGCGGTTCAATATCTTCTGTATCTTTCCCGGAATCCTTTTAAGTTCTATCAGCAGATCCTTCGCTTCATTTGTGTTGATGGTTCCTCTGGTCCTTGCAAAACGTATGGAAAGTAAGTAAAGAATTATAAGTTGGGCGGTAAATGTCTTTGTAGCGGCAACTCCGATTTCCGGTCCTGCTCTTGTATAAAGAACGCTGTCTACAACTCTTGTTATGCTGCTGCCGACAACATTGGTTATGGCAATGGAATTACAACCGTAGGCTTTGCAGCTTTTGACGGCGGCGAGGGTGTCTGCTGTTTCACCGGATTGTGTTATGGCAATTGAAAGGACATTGTTTCTCATTATCGGATTGCCATATCGGAACTCTGAACCGATATCTACATCAGTGTGTATTCCGGCAAGTTTCTCAAAAAGATATTTTCCGAGAAGTCCTGCATTCCATGATGTTCCGCAGGCAATTATCTCGATCCTGTCAATATTCCTGATATCTTCATCGGATATGTTCAATTCTTCCAGATTGACTGAACCATCAAGTTCGGATAGCTTTCCTGCGAACGTGTCATAAACAGAAGTCGCTTGCTCGTGTATCTCTTTAAGCATGAAATGTTCATAGCCTGCCTTTTCTGCTGCTTCGATATCCCAGTTGATGGTAGTCGTTTCTTTTTCAATCACGTTTCCGTCTATATCGTAAAATTCTACTCCATTTGGCTGCATTTTAACGATGTTCAGGTCATCCACAAAAACTACTTTTTTTGTGTGGCTTAAAAAAGCTGTAACATCCGATGCTGCATAATATTCACCATTGCCCATACCTATTATTAAGGGGCTATCTTTTCTGGCTGCCAGCATGGTATCAGGTTCGCTGCTGCAAACAGTTGCAATTGCATATGATCCTTCTAATTCTTTTAGTGCTTGTTGAAGTGCAGTGAAAAAGTCGCATATCTTTTTAGTGTTGGTTGCACTGCCATATAATTTTGAATGTATAAGATGTGCAATGACCTCTGTATCAGTTTCAGAGAGGAATGTATATCCTTCTTTTTGTAATTGTTCTTTTATGCTCAGATAGTTCTCAATGATCCCATTATGAACTACTGATATGTTGCCTGAGTTGTGTGGGTGGGAGTTGATGGTACTTGGTACTCCATGTGTGGCCCAGCGAGTGTGTCCGATGCCGATGTTCCCCTTTATATCGTCTTTGAGTATTTTTTCAAGGTCATTTATTTTACCAATGGTCTTGTATGTGTCTATGGTTTTATTTAGTAGTGTTATGCCTGCGGAGTCATAACCTCTGTATTCCAGCTTTTTCAATGACTCTACTAATATGGGTGCTGCATTCTGTGTTCCCACGTATCCTATAATTCCACACATTTTACTACCTCTTAGATCACAATGGAATTTTCAGGCAAATTGCGGGATATGATCTTTCCTGAATCTATGTTGCAGTTCGATGATATCATTACTCCGGCTTTGACAAGTACTCCGTGGCCGATAATTGTGTCATCACCTGTGATAGTTCCCAACTTTTCAGCTGTTTGGATATCGTCTTCCAGTTCTATCTTGATGTTCTCTTTGTCCTCTGTGATGAAGTAAGGGCCGATGGAATTATTCATTCCGATCACAGAGTTGGATATGTGTGAATGATTTCCTATTCTGGTATTGTTCATGATAATGCTGTTCTGTAGGTGGGAGAATGAGCCTATGGTTACGTTGTCGCCTATTGTTGTGGATGGGAGGATGACCACGGTTGGCGCGATTTCACAATTGTCTCCGATAATGGCAGGTCCTACGATGTAACATCCTGATCTTATTATTGTATTGTTTCCAATACTAACATTTCCTCGAATTATGGCACCTTCTTCAACAGTACCTTTTATTCCATAATCTTTGGACCTATCAAGAACGATCGAATTGTCTTTTAATATATCCCATGAAAAAACGGCATCGATCCATAATGAATTTGTTATTGTATGGTCTACCTGGAGGCCATCATCGATCATCTGTTGTAATGTATCTGTTATTGCGAATTCTCCCATTTGAGATATGGGGGTTTGCTCGATCCTTTCAAAAATATTCTGGTCGAACATGTATATGCCTGTGTTTATCACATGGCTTACTTCAGCGGTAGGTTTTTCAACTATTTTTTTCACTTTTTTGCCATCACAAACGATGACTCCATATCCGCGAGTGTTTTCCTTTCTTGCTGTTAAGATTGTCGCATTTCCATTATGGTTATCAAGAAGGTCCTTTATGGTGTTTGCTTCTATTACATTGTCCCCGTTTAGAACAAGGAATGTTTCATCTTCTTCTCCCATTAACTCTGCAACCTGCTTTATGGCATGTGCTGTTCCAAGTTGTGCTTTCTGGTGAACATATGTTATGTTAATCCCAAAATCGATCCCATCTTCAAAATAGTCCATTATGCGTTCTTTTTCATAACCTACTACAAGTATAAGGTCCTTTATCTCGTTTTTTGCGAGCGAGTCAATTACATGCTCGATGATTGGTTTATTTGCGACGGGAAGCATAACCTTTGAACGTGTCAGTGTGAGTGGTCTGCAACGTAATCCTTCTCCGGCAGCCAGAATTACAGCTTTCATGTCTAGTAGTGGTCATTCTATGAATTTATATCTTGCCTTTTAGAGATTTTTGAGAATCCAATTAGGGAGTCTGTATAGCTGAAGCTATGGGAATGGCAAGATTGCAAGCGGGTGAGGTAGTTGTGTAGCGAGGGTGATGGGATGTGCTATGCTGAGCATACTGTATAATGAATATGATAAGTTTAAAAAAGTAATTAGATGCTCGGCATGAGCCGAACATCAATAAATTGACAAGAGTGGCCAGGCCACTTATCTTGTGATCAACATTTCTGCAGTTTCTGGTTTGTATTTCCAGTCAATAGGGAGTACCTTTGTAGACTGGTAATATTTCACGAGCCTTCTGATCTTTGATTCAGCTGACTGCAATGATCTCTTGTTGTGTACATCCTTGTTGTTAACTACAAGGTGTTTACGCAATCCGATAGCCTTTACAATTAGGTTGTAGAGGTCTTCAGGTACGTTTGGTTCCTCGCTGTTGTCTCTCAGGATTTCTGTTACCTTCTTTCCTGTTGCGAGTTTAACGTCAGGTACACCATAGTTGTCTCTGAGTACCATTCCAATTACACTTGTAGAGTTGCCCTGTTTCCAGAGGTCAAGTACTACTTTTGTAATCTCTTCTGTTGTTGCTGTGGACCATGCTGGTGATTCTGATCTGATCGGTTTTGTTGAACCGGATTTTCCTTTTGTACGGGTATGCATTTTAGCCATAGCATTCCTCCTGATAATTATAATGTGATATTCAATATATTATTGGTTTGAGTTTGTGCTCAAGTTAAAGGAACGTTGGGAACATTAACTTGAATCGGTACTTTGGCGAAGTGACCTTAATACGCTTGACATTTAATATAAAGGTTATTGTCTTTTTTACCATATGGACAGGGTGATATCAACGTATCCTTTATTGATCTTATTATAGATGGATTCTATCTTTTCGTCCCGGAGTTGTCTAATCTTATTGATATCATTGGTAGTTGCCATTTGGGATACTGTATCATTTATTTCCTCTGACATGCTGTTTTTCAGATAGTTCGCAATATTCTTTTGGTTTGCTCGGATCATATCTTGTTCTGTAATTGTTATTGTGTTGTTGAATTCAAAAGGGTACGCTGTATGGGGTATCATCTGTGCTGATGACAGTGCGGCAGCATCGATAGTTTTGTTGAAACCATCATAATATGTGCCGAATTTAGTTGTGTTCGAGGAGTTGATATGTGTCGTGAGGGTCGTGTCGTTAATTGTACCCAGTAAGTAGCTTTTTGATGGTCTGTTATTTGTTGGCAGTGTCACCCTTGAACTTTGTTTTACTGCATCTATTTGCGGCTTGATGCCGACCGAGATCGAGCTTTTGAGTGGATATCCCTCAACTGGCTCCCACGTTGTATGAAGTTGGTAGCTATATCTTCCTGCTATGCATTTGTCTAGGTATGTATCGATTGCAATACGAGTCTGTTCTTTGTGAGATATGGCTATTGGATCGACCGTTTGTATGGTGCTGCTATTGTCGATCGATAACGTTAGGATAAGATCTTCTGCTATTATTTCTGCAAATGTGCGGTGATTATGCTGCTTATAATATGGTTTGGCAGATGATCCCACTATTAGTTTATCTAGCAGACTACTCGTTCCATTGGTGCTGGAATGTTCTATAATGACTTCCTGTCTGGATGTAGTAATTGTTGGCGTTGGATGGCCAAGGGGGTGTTGTCGGGTGATGTTCCCATATGTATGTTCACGTCATCCGGGATATCGATGTCTACATATATTGTAGATCCTGTGCCGCGGAAATATATCTGTTCTGAGTTATGCACGATCTTGCTGATCTCTATGAGTGCGCTATCTTCATTCGCTTTTTCTTTCAAGTCGGCCATTGCAGTGATTGCAAGGGCCATTATCAGCAAGACCAGAATAGCGGTTATTGCAAATCGAAGGGGCAGGGAATCGTCCGCCCTCTCATGTTCTTTTAGTGATATTTTTGTCGGCAACATTATTTTTAGTTGTTTTTGATGAATTCGATAGCTTCATCTAGTGGTAGTTGTGATTGGTCACCGGTTTCCATGTTCTTTACGGTTAGCTTGCCGGACTCGACCTCTTTCTATCCTACTATGACTGCGTAATCTGCTTCAATGTTGTTGGCATGGGATAGTTGTGTTTTGAAGTTACGCTGCATGATATCTAGATATACGGTTAGTTCTTTTCGCAGGCTTGTTGTGACCTGGATGGCATCGATACGCGTTTCATCGGTGGATATTACAACTACGCTCTTCTGTTTTTCAGGCATTATTTCGCACACTTCCATTATACGGTCGAATCCAAGTCCGAATCCGGTAGATGGTACATCTCCGCCGCCGAATAATGAGATCAATTGATATGAACCTCCTCCGCAGACCTGATTTTGTGCGCCAAGTCCTTCTGCATATATTTCGAAAACCATTCCGGTGTAGTAGTCAAGGCCTCTTGCTATGCCTAGGTTGATAGAATAATCGATCTCGTATGCGTTGAGGAATGTCAGGAGCTGCTCAAATTTGTCTATTTCTTCGATGTCTCCTAATATTTCTCTTGCTTTTGTTATTGCATCGGTGCCTGTGATGCATATCAGCTCAAGTAGATTTCTTCTAAGCTCTACCGGGGCGTTTATTTCTTCAAAGTATTCTTCGAGACCGGAGTCGTCCTTTTTGTCCACAAGGCGCATTATTTTGCTTTGTTGCTCTGGTTCGAGCTCTCTGAGTATATGGCGGATTATTCCTAAGTGACCTACGTGAAGGTCGCCTTTGATGCCTGCTGCGTTGAGCATGGTGGTTGCAAGGGCAATTATCTCAGCATCTGCATCAGCGCGGTTGCTACCGATAACTTCGACACCGAACTGCCAAAATTCTCGGAACCTTCCTTTTTGTGGTCTTTCATAACGGAAGCAATTCTCGAAATAGAATAGCTTGAGTGGTTTTGGGGTCGCCTGCATTTCGTTGACGTACATTCTCATTACCGGTGCGGTAAGTTCAGGGCGTAATGCCATGTTCCTGTTGCCCTTGTCGTTGAAATTGTAGAGTTCACCGATAACACCTTCTCCTGATTTGAGGGTGAATAGCTCCAGATTCTCAAAGGTGGGGGTGATAACTTCCTTATAGTCCCATTTGTTGACCACATTTCTCATTATGTTCTCGATGTTTCTTCTGCGAGCGGTCTCTTCTGGAAGGAAGTCCCTTGTCCCTCTTGGTTTGCTGACTTTCATTTTGATCGAATCCTGATGAATAGTAATTGTGTTATGTGTGGTACTACGTTCTTTGTTAGTGTATAGTATGTAGGACCAATAATGGTTGTGTCTATAGTAACTGAATGATGTATTTTATATTTTCGATT includes:
- the glmU gene encoding bifunctional sugar-1-phosphate nucleotidylyltransferase/acetyltransferase, which produces MKAVILAAGEGLRCRPLTLTRSKVMLPVANKPIIEHVIDSLAKNEIKDLILVVGYEKERIMDYFEDGIDFGINITYVHQKAQLGTAHAIKQVAELMGEEDETFLVLNGDNVIEANTIKDLLDNHNGNATILTARKENTRGYGVIVCDGKKVKKIVEKPTAEVSHVINTGIYMFDQNIFERIEQTPISQMGEFAITDTLQQMIDDGLQVDHTITNSLWIDAVFSWDILKDNSIVLDRSKDYGIKGTVEEGAIIRGNVSIGNNTIIRSGCYIVGPAIIGDNCEIAPTVVILPSTTIGDNVTIGSFSHLQNSIIMNNTRIGNHSHISNSVIGMNNSIGPYFITEDKENIKIELEDDIQTAEKLGTITGDDTIIGHGVLVKAGVMISSNCNIDSGKIISRNLPENSIVI
- the glmM gene encoding phosphoglucosamine mutase: MKLFGSSGIRGITNKEVTTDLALKVGLALGKTKRSAVVGRDPRIAGEMIEHAIISGLLSAGCDVVRIGMVSTPTLAYATKDYDCGVMITASHNPAEYVGIKLWNPDGMAFDSSQQEEIEECIEKEDFEPVNWDQIGNVSEDANAIRQHTNMILQNVKRSSKRVIIDCGCGAGSTITPYVLRKMGCEVITLNSQPDGYFPARNPEPNDTNLTLLKIAVKEFGADIGIAQDGDADRMMAIDEKGEFITGDEMLALFARHECDEGAIIVVPVDTSMMVDDALPGSTVIRTRVGDVYVAEEIKRCNADIGGEPSGSWIFPKISYCPDGIFASAKIMELIENRTLSELKKELPHYPTYRGTVKCDNERKAHVMEVVHSKLEKCGKISDIDGIRVEMDNGWVLVRPSGTEPKIRITAEAREGADRLFSMAENIIKEALN
- the glmS gene encoding glutamine--fructose-6-phosphate transaminase (isomerizing) — its product is MCGIIGYVGTQNAAPILVESLKKLEYRGYDSAGITLLNKTIDTYKTIGKINDLEKILKDDIKGNIGIGHTRWATHGVPSTINSHPHNSGNISVVHNGIIENYLSIKEQLQKEGYTFLSETDTEVIAHLIHSKLYGSATNTKKICDFFTALQQALKELEGSYAIATVCSSEPDTMLAARKDSPLIIGMGNGEYYAASDVTAFLSHTKKVVFVDDLNIVKMQPNGVEFYDIDGNVIEKETTTINWDIEAAEKAGYEHFMLKEIHEQATSVYDTFAGKLSELDGSVNLEELNISDEDIRNIDRIEIIACGTSWNAGLLGKYLFEKLAGIHTDVDIGSEFRYGNPIMRNNVLSIAITQSGETADTLAAVKSCKAYGCNSIAITNVVGSSITRVVDSVLYTRAGPEIGVAATKTFTAQLIILYLLSIRFARTRGTINTNEAKDLLIELKRIPGKIQKILNRKAEIRECAEIFAEERDYFFVGRNVNYPVALEGALKLKEISYIHAEGFAGGELKHGPLALLDEGTPVVAIATKGHVYDKILSNIKEVKAREARVIAVAEKGDTEIEKYVDYVLRIPPTHEMLAPILSSVVLQLLAYYTALAKDCSIDKPKNLAKSVTVE
- the hisS gene encoding histidine--tRNA ligase, which produces MKVSKPRGTRDFLPEETARRRNIENIMRNVVNKWDYKEVITPTFENLELFTLKSGEGVIGELYNFNDKGNRNMALRPELTAPVMRMYVNEMQATPKPLKLFYFENCFRYERPQKGRFREFWQFGVEVIGSNRADADAEIIALATTMLNAAGIKGDLHVGHLGIIRHILRELEPEQQSKIMRLVDKKDDSGLEEYFEEINAPVELRRNLLELICITGTDAITKAREILGDIEEIDKFEQLLTFLNAYEIDYSINLGIARGLDYYTGMVFEIYAEGLGAQNQVCGGGSYQLISLFGGGDVPSTGFGLGFDRIMEVCEIMPEKQKSVVVISTDETRIDAIQVTTSLRKELTVYLDIMQRNFKTQLSHANNIEADYAVIVG
- a CDS encoding 30S ribosomal protein S15; its protein translation is MAKMHTRTKGKSGSTKPIRSESPAWSTATTEEITKVVLDLWKQGNSTSVIGMVLRDNYGVPDVKLATGKKVTEILRDNSEEPNVPEDLYNLIVKAIGLRKHLVVNNKDVHNKRSLQSAESKIRRLVKYYQSTKVLPIDWKYKPETAEMLITR